A portion of the Macaca mulatta isolate MMU2019108-1 chromosome 4, T2T-MMU8v2.0, whole genome shotgun sequence genome contains these proteins:
- the LOC144340474 gene encoding class I histocompatibility antigen, Gogo-B*0101 alpha chain-like isoform X8, which produces MRVMAPRTLLLLLSGALALTETWAGECGVGREMASTGRSKGTAGGGAGPGELRGEEGRAGLSLSSPPGSHSLRYFSTAVSRPGRREPWYVEVGYVDDTQFVRFDSDAESPRMEPRAPWMEQEGPEYWDRNTRRAKGHAQTHRGNLRTLLRYYNQSEGGSHTVQIMSGCDLGPDGRLLRGYHQHAYDGKDYIALNEDLRSWTAADMAAHNTQRKWEAAREAEQWRAYLEGGCLEWLRRYLENGKETLQRADPPKTYVTHHPVSDHEATLRCWALGFYPAEITLTWQRDGEEQTQDTELVETRPGGDGTFQKWGAVVVPSGEEQRYTCHVQHEGLREPLTLRWEPSSQSTIPIVGIVAGLAVLAVVVTGAVVAAVMWRRKSSGREGVWGGQRQCPGL; this is translated from the exons ATGCGGGTCATGGCGCCCCGAaccctcctcctgctgctctcGGGGGCCCTGGCCCTGACCGAGACCTGGGCCGGTGAGTGCGGGGTCGGGAGGGAAATGGCCTCTACAGGGAGGAGCAAAGGAACCGCAGGCGGGGGCGCAGGGCCCGGGGAGCTGCGCGGGGAGGAGGGTCGGGCGGGTCTCAGCCTCTCCTCGCCCCCAGGCTCGCACTCCTTGAGGTATTTCAGCACCGCCGTGTCCCGGCCCGGCCGCCGGGAACCCTGGTATGTCGAAGTCGGCTACGTGGACGACACGCAGTTCGTGCGGTTCGACAGCGACGCCGAGAGTCCGAGGATGGAGCCGCGGGCGCCGTGGATGGAGCAGGAGGGGCCGGAGTATTGGGACCGGAACACACGGAGAGCCAAGGGCCACGCACAGACTCACCGAGGGAACCTGCGGACCCTGCTCCGCTACTACAACCAGAGCGAAGGGG ggtctcacactgtccaGATAATGTCTGGCTGCGACCTGGGGCCCGACGGGCGCCTCCTCCGTGGGTATCACCAGCACGCCTACGACGGCAAGGATTACATCGCCCTGAACGAGGACCTGCGCTCCTGGACCGCCGCGGACATGGCGGCTCACAACACCCAGCGCAAGTGGGAGGCGGCCCGCGAGGCAGAGCAGTGGAGAGCCTACCTGGAGGGCGGGTGCCTGGAGTGGCTCCGCAGATATCTGGAGAACGGGAAGGAGACGCTGCAGCGCGCGG ATCCCCCAAAGACATACGTGACCCACCACCCCGTCTCTGACCATGAGGCCACCTTGAGGTGCTGGGCCCTGGGCTTCTACCCTGCGGAGATCACACTGACCTGGCAGCGGGATGGGGAGGAGCAAACTCAGGACACCGAGCTTGTGGAGACCAGACCAGGAGGAGATGGAACCTTCCAGAAGTGGGGAGCTGTGGTGGTGCCTTCTGGAGAAGAGCAGAGATACACGTGCCATGTGCAGCACGAGGGGCTGCGGGAGCCCCTCACCCTGAGATGGG AGCCATCTTCCCAGTCCACCATCCCCATCGTGGGCATTGTTGCTGGCCTGGCTGTCCTAGCAGTTGTGGTCACCGGAGCTGTGGTCGCTGCTGtgatgtggaggaggaagagctcAGGTAGGGAAGGGGTATGGGGCGG CCAGCGACAGTGCCCAGGGCTCTGA
- the LOC144340474 gene encoding class I histocompatibility antigen, Gogo-B*0101 alpha chain-like isoform X6, which yields MRVMAPRTLLLLLSGALALTETWAGECGVGREMASTGRSKGTAGGGAGPGELRGEEGRAGLSLSSPPGSHSLRYFSTAVSRPGRREPWYVEVGYVDDTQFVRFDSDAESPRMEPRAPWMEQEGPEYWDRNTRRAKGHAQTHRGNLRTLLRYYNQSEGGSHTVQIMSGCDLGPDGRLLRGYHQHAYDGKDYIALNEDLRSWTAADMAAHNTQRKWEAAREAEQWRAYLEGGCLEWLRRYLENGKETLQRADPPKTYVTHHPVSDHEATLRCWALGFYPAEITLTWQRDGEEQTQDTELVETRPGGDGTFQKWGAVVVPSGEEQRYTCHVQHEGLREPLTLRWEPSSQSTIPIVGIVAGLAVLAVVVTGAVVAAVMWRRKSSGGKGGSYSQAACNDSAQGSDVSLMA from the exons ATGCGGGTCATGGCGCCCCGAaccctcctcctgctgctctcGGGGGCCCTGGCCCTGACCGAGACCTGGGCCGGTGAGTGCGGGGTCGGGAGGGAAATGGCCTCTACAGGGAGGAGCAAAGGAACCGCAGGCGGGGGCGCAGGGCCCGGGGAGCTGCGCGGGGAGGAGGGTCGGGCGGGTCTCAGCCTCTCCTCGCCCCCAGGCTCGCACTCCTTGAGGTATTTCAGCACCGCCGTGTCCCGGCCCGGCCGCCGGGAACCCTGGTATGTCGAAGTCGGCTACGTGGACGACACGCAGTTCGTGCGGTTCGACAGCGACGCCGAGAGTCCGAGGATGGAGCCGCGGGCGCCGTGGATGGAGCAGGAGGGGCCGGAGTATTGGGACCGGAACACACGGAGAGCCAAGGGCCACGCACAGACTCACCGAGGGAACCTGCGGACCCTGCTCCGCTACTACAACCAGAGCGAAGGGG ggtctcacactgtccaGATAATGTCTGGCTGCGACCTGGGGCCCGACGGGCGCCTCCTCCGTGGGTATCACCAGCACGCCTACGACGGCAAGGATTACATCGCCCTGAACGAGGACCTGCGCTCCTGGACCGCCGCGGACATGGCGGCTCACAACACCCAGCGCAAGTGGGAGGCGGCCCGCGAGGCAGAGCAGTGGAGAGCCTACCTGGAGGGCGGGTGCCTGGAGTGGCTCCGCAGATATCTGGAGAACGGGAAGGAGACGCTGCAGCGCGCGG ATCCCCCAAAGACATACGTGACCCACCACCCCGTCTCTGACCATGAGGCCACCTTGAGGTGCTGGGCCCTGGGCTTCTACCCTGCGGAGATCACACTGACCTGGCAGCGGGATGGGGAGGAGCAAACTCAGGACACCGAGCTTGTGGAGACCAGACCAGGAGGAGATGGAACCTTCCAGAAGTGGGGAGCTGTGGTGGTGCCTTCTGGAGAAGAGCAGAGATACACGTGCCATGTGCAGCACGAGGGGCTGCGGGAGCCCCTCACCCTGAGATGGG AGCCATCTTCCCAGTCCACCATCCCCATCGTGGGCATTGTTGCTGGCCTGGCTGTCCTAGCAGTTGTGGTCACCGGAGCTGTGGTCGCTGCTGtgatgtggaggaggaagagctcAG GTGGAAAAGGAGGGAGCTACTCTCAGGCTGCGTGTaa CGACAGTGCCCAGGGCTCTGATGTGTCTCTCATGGCTTGA
- the LOC144340474 gene encoding HLA class I histocompatibility antigen, B alpha chain-like isoform X26 encodes MSKSATWTTRSSCGSTATPRVRGWSRGRRGWSRRGRSIGTGTHGEPRATHRLTEGTCGPCSATTTRAKGHAYDGKDYIALNEDLRSWTAADMAAHNTQRKWEAAREAEQWRAYLEGGCLEWLRRYLENGKETLQRADPPKTYVTHHPVSDHEATLRCWALGFYPAEITLTWQRDGEEQTQDTELVETRPGGDGTFQKWGAVVVPSGEEQRYTCHVQHEGLREPLTLRWEPSSQSTIPIVGIVAGLAVLAVVVTGAVVAAVMWRRKSSGGKGGSYSQAACNDSAQGSDVSLMA; translated from the exons ATGTCGAAGTCGGCTACGTGGACGACACGCAGTTCGTGCGGTTCGACAGCGACGCCGAGAGTCCGAGGATGGAGCCGCGGGCGCCGTGGATGGAGCAGGAGGGGCCGGAGTATTGGGACCGGAACACACGGAGAGCCAAGGGCCACGCACAGACTCACCGAGGGAACCTGCGGACCCTGCTCCGCTACTACAACCAGAGCGAAGGGG CACGCCTACGACGGCAAGGATTACATCGCCCTGAACGAGGACCTGCGCTCCTGGACCGCCGCGGACATGGCGGCTCACAACACCCAGCGCAAGTGGGAGGCGGCCCGCGAGGCAGAGCAGTGGAGAGCCTACCTGGAGGGCGGGTGCCTGGAGTGGCTCCGCAGATATCTGGAGAACGGGAAGGAGACGCTGCAGCGCGCGG ATCCCCCAAAGACATACGTGACCCACCACCCCGTCTCTGACCATGAGGCCACCTTGAGGTGCTGGGCCCTGGGCTTCTACCCTGCGGAGATCACACTGACCTGGCAGCGGGATGGGGAGGAGCAAACTCAGGACACCGAGCTTGTGGAGACCAGACCAGGAGGAGATGGAACCTTCCAGAAGTGGGGAGCTGTGGTGGTGCCTTCTGGAGAAGAGCAGAGATACACGTGCCATGTGCAGCACGAGGGGCTGCGGGAGCCCCTCACCCTGAGATGGG AGCCATCTTCCCAGTCCACCATCCCCATCGTGGGCATTGTTGCTGGCCTGGCTGTCCTAGCAGTTGTGGTCACCGGAGCTGTGGTCGCTGCTGtgatgtggaggaggaagagctcAG GTGGAAAAGGAGGGAGCTACTCTCAGGCTGCGTGTaa CGACAGTGCCCAGGGCTCTGATGTGTCTCTCATGGCTTGA
- the LOC144340474 gene encoding class I histocompatibility antigen, Gogo-B*0101 alpha chain-like isoform X2, with product MRVMAPRTLLLLLSGALALTETWAGECGVGREMASTGRSKGTAGGGAGPGELRGEEGRAGLSLSSPPGSHSLRYFSTAVSRPGRREPWYVEVGYVDDTQFVRFDSDAESPRMEPRAPWMEQEGPEYWDRNTRRAKGHAQTHRGNLRTLLRYYNQSEGGSHTVQIMSGCDLGPDGRLLRGYHQHAYDGKDYIALNEDLRSWTAADMAAHNTQRKWEAAREAEQWRAYLEGGCLEWLRRYLENGKETLQRADPPKTYVTHHPVSDHEATLRCWALGFYPAEITLTWQRDGEEQTQDTELVETRPGGDGTFQKWGAVVVPSGEEQRYTCHVQHEGLREPLTLRWGKEGMREPSSQSTIPIVGIVAGLAVLAVVVTGAVVAAVMWRRKSSGGKGGSYSQAASSDSAQGSDVSLMA from the exons ATGCGGGTCATGGCGCCCCGAaccctcctcctgctgctctcGGGGGCCCTGGCCCTGACCGAGACCTGGGCCGGTGAGTGCGGGGTCGGGAGGGAAATGGCCTCTACAGGGAGGAGCAAAGGAACCGCAGGCGGGGGCGCAGGGCCCGGGGAGCTGCGCGGGGAGGAGGGTCGGGCGGGTCTCAGCCTCTCCTCGCCCCCAGGCTCGCACTCCTTGAGGTATTTCAGCACCGCCGTGTCCCGGCCCGGCCGCCGGGAACCCTGGTATGTCGAAGTCGGCTACGTGGACGACACGCAGTTCGTGCGGTTCGACAGCGACGCCGAGAGTCCGAGGATGGAGCCGCGGGCGCCGTGGATGGAGCAGGAGGGGCCGGAGTATTGGGACCGGAACACACGGAGAGCCAAGGGCCACGCACAGACTCACCGAGGGAACCTGCGGACCCTGCTCCGCTACTACAACCAGAGCGAAGGGG ggtctcacactgtccaGATAATGTCTGGCTGCGACCTGGGGCCCGACGGGCGCCTCCTCCGTGGGTATCACCAGCACGCCTACGACGGCAAGGATTACATCGCCCTGAACGAGGACCTGCGCTCCTGGACCGCCGCGGACATGGCGGCTCACAACACCCAGCGCAAGTGGGAGGCGGCCCGCGAGGCAGAGCAGTGGAGAGCCTACCTGGAGGGCGGGTGCCTGGAGTGGCTCCGCAGATATCTGGAGAACGGGAAGGAGACGCTGCAGCGCGCGG ATCCCCCAAAGACATACGTGACCCACCACCCCGTCTCTGACCATGAGGCCACCTTGAGGTGCTGGGCCCTGGGCTTCTACCCTGCGGAGATCACACTGACCTGGCAGCGGGATGGGGAGGAGCAAACTCAGGACACCGAGCTTGTGGAGACCAGACCAGGAGGAGATGGAACCTTCCAGAAGTGGGGAGCTGTGGTGGTGCCTTCTGGAGAAGAGCAGAGATACACGTGCCATGTGCAGCACGAGGGGCTGCGGGAGCCCCTCACCCTGAGATGGGGTAAGGAGGGGATGAGGG AGCCATCTTCCCAGTCCACCATCCCCATCGTGGGCATTGTTGCTGGCCTGGCTGTCCTAGCAGTTGTGGTCACCGGAGCTGTGGTCGCTGCTGtgatgtggaggaggaagagctcAG GTGGAAAAGGAGGGAGCTACTCTCAGGCTGCGT CCAGCGACAGTGCCCAGGGCTCTGATGTGTCTCTCATGGCTTGA
- the LOC144340474 gene encoding putative HLA class I histocompatibility antigen, alpha chain H isoform X24, producing the protein MSKSATWTTRSSCGSTATPRVRGWSRGRRGWSRRGRSIGTGTHGEPRATHRLTEGTCGPCSATTTRAKGVRSHTVQIMSGCDLGPDGRLLRGYHQHAYDGKDYIALNEDLRSWTAADMAAHNTQRKWEAAREAEQWRAYLEGGCLEWLRRYLENGKETLQRADPPKTYVTHHPVSDHEATLRCWALGFYPAEITLTWQRDGEEQTQDTELVETRPGGDGTFQKWGAVVVPSGEEQRYTCHVQHEGLREPLTLRWEPSSQSTIPIVGIVAGLAVLAVVVTGAVVAAVMWRRKSSGREGLLFLFYSSQRQCPGL; encoded by the exons ATGTCGAAGTCGGCTACGTGGACGACACGCAGTTCGTGCGGTTCGACAGCGACGCCGAGAGTCCGAGGATGGAGCCGCGGGCGCCGTGGATGGAGCAGGAGGGGCCGGAGTATTGGGACCGGAACACACGGAGAGCCAAGGGCCACGCACAGACTCACCGAGGGAACCTGCGGACCCTGCTCCGCTACTACAACCAGAGCGAAGGGGGTGA ggtctcacactgtccaGATAATGTCTGGCTGCGACCTGGGGCCCGACGGGCGCCTCCTCCGTGGGTATCACCAGCACGCCTACGACGGCAAGGATTACATCGCCCTGAACGAGGACCTGCGCTCCTGGACCGCCGCGGACATGGCGGCTCACAACACCCAGCGCAAGTGGGAGGCGGCCCGCGAGGCAGAGCAGTGGAGAGCCTACCTGGAGGGCGGGTGCCTGGAGTGGCTCCGCAGATATCTGGAGAACGGGAAGGAGACGCTGCAGCGCGCGG ATCCCCCAAAGACATACGTGACCCACCACCCCGTCTCTGACCATGAGGCCACCTTGAGGTGCTGGGCCCTGGGCTTCTACCCTGCGGAGATCACACTGACCTGGCAGCGGGATGGGGAGGAGCAAACTCAGGACACCGAGCTTGTGGAGACCAGACCAGGAGGAGATGGAACCTTCCAGAAGTGGGGAGCTGTGGTGGTGCCTTCTGGAGAAGAGCAGAGATACACGTGCCATGTGCAGCACGAGGGGCTGCGGGAGCCCCTCACCCTGAGATGGG AGCCATCTTCCCAGTCCACCATCCCCATCGTGGGCATTGTTGCTGGCCTGGCTGTCCTAGCAGTTGTGGTCACCGGAGCTGTGGTCGCTGCTGtgatgtggaggaggaagagctcAGGTAGGGAAGGG CTCCTGTTTTTGTTCTACTCCAGCCAGCGACAGTGCCCAGGGCTCTGA
- the LOC144340474 gene encoding putative HLA class I histocompatibility antigen, alpha chain H isoform X25, translated as MSKSATWTTRSSCGSTATPRVRGWSRGRRGWSRRGRSIGTGTHGEPRATHRLTEGTCGPCSATTTRAKGVRSHTVQIMSGCDLGPDGRLLRGYHQHAYDGKDYIALNEDLRSWTAADMAAHNTQRKWEAAREAEQWRAYLEGGCLEWLRRYLENGKETLQRADPPKTYVTHHPVSDHEATLRCWALGFYPAEITLTWQRDGEEQTQDTELVETRPGGDGTFQKWGAVVVPSGEEQRYTCHVQHEGLREPLTLRWEPSSQSTIPIVGIVAGLAVLAVVVTGAVVAAVMWRRKSSGREGVWGGQRQCPGL; from the exons ATGTCGAAGTCGGCTACGTGGACGACACGCAGTTCGTGCGGTTCGACAGCGACGCCGAGAGTCCGAGGATGGAGCCGCGGGCGCCGTGGATGGAGCAGGAGGGGCCGGAGTATTGGGACCGGAACACACGGAGAGCCAAGGGCCACGCACAGACTCACCGAGGGAACCTGCGGACCCTGCTCCGCTACTACAACCAGAGCGAAGGGGGTGA ggtctcacactgtccaGATAATGTCTGGCTGCGACCTGGGGCCCGACGGGCGCCTCCTCCGTGGGTATCACCAGCACGCCTACGACGGCAAGGATTACATCGCCCTGAACGAGGACCTGCGCTCCTGGACCGCCGCGGACATGGCGGCTCACAACACCCAGCGCAAGTGGGAGGCGGCCCGCGAGGCAGAGCAGTGGAGAGCCTACCTGGAGGGCGGGTGCCTGGAGTGGCTCCGCAGATATCTGGAGAACGGGAAGGAGACGCTGCAGCGCGCGG ATCCCCCAAAGACATACGTGACCCACCACCCCGTCTCTGACCATGAGGCCACCTTGAGGTGCTGGGCCCTGGGCTTCTACCCTGCGGAGATCACACTGACCTGGCAGCGGGATGGGGAGGAGCAAACTCAGGACACCGAGCTTGTGGAGACCAGACCAGGAGGAGATGGAACCTTCCAGAAGTGGGGAGCTGTGGTGGTGCCTTCTGGAGAAGAGCAGAGATACACGTGCCATGTGCAGCACGAGGGGCTGCGGGAGCCCCTCACCCTGAGATGGG AGCCATCTTCCCAGTCCACCATCCCCATCGTGGGCATTGTTGCTGGCCTGGCTGTCCTAGCAGTTGTGGTCACCGGAGCTGTGGTCGCTGCTGtgatgtggaggaggaagagctcAGGTAGGGAAGGGGTATGGGGCGG CCAGCGACAGTGCCCAGGGCTCTGA
- the LOC144340474 gene encoding HLA class I histocompatibility antigen, B alpha chain-like isoform X23 → MSKSATWTTRSSCGSTATPRVRGWSRGRRGWSRRGRSIGTGTHGEPRATHRLTEGTCGPCSATTTRAKGVRSHTVQIMSGCDLGPDGRLLRGYHQHAYDGKDYIALNEDLRSWTAADMAAHNTQRKWEAAREAEQWRAYLEGGCLEWLRRYLENGKETLQRADPPKTYVTHHPVSDHEATLRCWALGFYPAEITLTWQRDGEEQTQDTELVETRPGGDGTFQKWGAVVVPSGEEQRYTCHVQHEGLREPLTLRWEPSSQSTIPIVGIVAGLAVLAVVVTGAVVAAVMWRRKSSGGKGGSYSQAACNDSAQGSDVSLMA, encoded by the exons ATGTCGAAGTCGGCTACGTGGACGACACGCAGTTCGTGCGGTTCGACAGCGACGCCGAGAGTCCGAGGATGGAGCCGCGGGCGCCGTGGATGGAGCAGGAGGGGCCGGAGTATTGGGACCGGAACACACGGAGAGCCAAGGGCCACGCACAGACTCACCGAGGGAACCTGCGGACCCTGCTCCGCTACTACAACCAGAGCGAAGGGGGTGA ggtctcacactgtccaGATAATGTCTGGCTGCGACCTGGGGCCCGACGGGCGCCTCCTCCGTGGGTATCACCAGCACGCCTACGACGGCAAGGATTACATCGCCCTGAACGAGGACCTGCGCTCCTGGACCGCCGCGGACATGGCGGCTCACAACACCCAGCGCAAGTGGGAGGCGGCCCGCGAGGCAGAGCAGTGGAGAGCCTACCTGGAGGGCGGGTGCCTGGAGTGGCTCCGCAGATATCTGGAGAACGGGAAGGAGACGCTGCAGCGCGCGG ATCCCCCAAAGACATACGTGACCCACCACCCCGTCTCTGACCATGAGGCCACCTTGAGGTGCTGGGCCCTGGGCTTCTACCCTGCGGAGATCACACTGACCTGGCAGCGGGATGGGGAGGAGCAAACTCAGGACACCGAGCTTGTGGAGACCAGACCAGGAGGAGATGGAACCTTCCAGAAGTGGGGAGCTGTGGTGGTGCCTTCTGGAGAAGAGCAGAGATACACGTGCCATGTGCAGCACGAGGGGCTGCGGGAGCCCCTCACCCTGAGATGGG AGCCATCTTCCCAGTCCACCATCCCCATCGTGGGCATTGTTGCTGGCCTGGCTGTCCTAGCAGTTGTGGTCACCGGAGCTGTGGTCGCTGCTGtgatgtggaggaggaagagctcAG GTGGAAAAGGAGGGAGCTACTCTCAGGCTGCGTGTaa CGACAGTGCCCAGGGCTCTGATGTGTCTCTCATGGCTTGA
- the LOC144340474 gene encoding mamu class I histocompatibility antigen, alpha chain F-like isoform X19 has protein sequence MSKSATWTTRSSCGSTATPRVRGWSRGRRGWSRRGRSIGTGTHGEPRATHRLTEGTCGPCSATTTRAKGVRSHTVQIMSGCDLGPDGRLLRGYHQHAYDGKDYIALNEDLRSWTAADMAAHNTQRKWEAAREAEQWRAYLEGGCLEWLRRYLENGKETLQRADPPKTYVTHHPVSDHEATLRCWALGFYPAEITLTWQRDGEEQTQDTELVETRPGGDGTFQKWGAVVVPSGEEQRYTCHVQHEGLREPLTLRWEPSSQSTIPIVGIVAGLAVLAVVVTGAVVAAVMWRRKSSGREGVWGGSGFSCPAGGFKPQVEVFPASFLRSSIHTGANPAWDPVCQHLLCCVAHVIMKDGCITLMIMVLGS, from the exons ATGTCGAAGTCGGCTACGTGGACGACACGCAGTTCGTGCGGTTCGACAGCGACGCCGAGAGTCCGAGGATGGAGCCGCGGGCGCCGTGGATGGAGCAGGAGGGGCCGGAGTATTGGGACCGGAACACACGGAGAGCCAAGGGCCACGCACAGACTCACCGAGGGAACCTGCGGACCCTGCTCCGCTACTACAACCAGAGCGAAGGGGGTGA ggtctcacactgtccaGATAATGTCTGGCTGCGACCTGGGGCCCGACGGGCGCCTCCTCCGTGGGTATCACCAGCACGCCTACGACGGCAAGGATTACATCGCCCTGAACGAGGACCTGCGCTCCTGGACCGCCGCGGACATGGCGGCTCACAACACCCAGCGCAAGTGGGAGGCGGCCCGCGAGGCAGAGCAGTGGAGAGCCTACCTGGAGGGCGGGTGCCTGGAGTGGCTCCGCAGATATCTGGAGAACGGGAAGGAGACGCTGCAGCGCGCGG ATCCCCCAAAGACATACGTGACCCACCACCCCGTCTCTGACCATGAGGCCACCTTGAGGTGCTGGGCCCTGGGCTTCTACCCTGCGGAGATCACACTGACCTGGCAGCGGGATGGGGAGGAGCAAACTCAGGACACCGAGCTTGTGGAGACCAGACCAGGAGGAGATGGAACCTTCCAGAAGTGGGGAGCTGTGGTGGTGCCTTCTGGAGAAGAGCAGAGATACACGTGCCATGTGCAGCACGAGGGGCTGCGGGAGCCCCTCACCCTGAGATGGG AGCCATCTTCCCAGTCCACCATCCCCATCGTGGGCATTGTTGCTGGCCTGGCTGTCCTAGCAGTTGTGGTCACCGGAGCTGTGGTCGCTGCTGtgatgtggaggaggaagagctcAGGTAGGGAAGGGGTATGGGGCGGGTCTGGGTTTTCTTGTCCCGCTGGGGGTTTCAAACCCCAGGTAGAAGTGTTTCCTGCCTCATTCCTGAGAAGCAGCATCCACACAGGGGCTAACCCAGCCTGGGACCCTGTGTGCCAGCACTTACTCTGTTGTGTAGCACATGTGATAATGAAGGACGGATGTATCACCTTGATGATTATGGTATTGGGGTCCTGA
- the LOC144340474 gene encoding class I histocompatibility antigen, Gogo-B*0101 alpha chain-like isoform X5, translating to MRVMAPRTLLLLLSGALALTETWAGECGVGREMASTGRSKGTAGGGAGPGELRGEEGRAGLSLSSPPGSHSLRYFSTAVSRPGRREPWYVEVGYVDDTQFVRFDSDAESPRMEPRAPWMEQEGPEYWDRNTRRAKGHAQTHRGNLRTLLRYYNQSEGGSHTVQIMSGCDLGPDGRLLRGYHQHAYDGKDYIALNEDLRSWTAADMAAHNTQRKWEAAREAEQWRAYLEGGCLEWLRRYLENGKETLQRADPPKTYVTHHPVSDHEATLRCWALGFYPAEITLTWQRDGEEQTQDTELVETRPGGDGTFQKWGAVVVPSGEEQRYTCHVQHEGLREPLTLRWEPSSQSTIPIVGIVAGLAVLAVVVTGAVVAAVMWRRKSSGGKGGSYSQAASSDSAQGSDVSLMA from the exons ATGCGGGTCATGGCGCCCCGAaccctcctcctgctgctctcGGGGGCCCTGGCCCTGACCGAGACCTGGGCCGGTGAGTGCGGGGTCGGGAGGGAAATGGCCTCTACAGGGAGGAGCAAAGGAACCGCAGGCGGGGGCGCAGGGCCCGGGGAGCTGCGCGGGGAGGAGGGTCGGGCGGGTCTCAGCCTCTCCTCGCCCCCAGGCTCGCACTCCTTGAGGTATTTCAGCACCGCCGTGTCCCGGCCCGGCCGCCGGGAACCCTGGTATGTCGAAGTCGGCTACGTGGACGACACGCAGTTCGTGCGGTTCGACAGCGACGCCGAGAGTCCGAGGATGGAGCCGCGGGCGCCGTGGATGGAGCAGGAGGGGCCGGAGTATTGGGACCGGAACACACGGAGAGCCAAGGGCCACGCACAGACTCACCGAGGGAACCTGCGGACCCTGCTCCGCTACTACAACCAGAGCGAAGGGG ggtctcacactgtccaGATAATGTCTGGCTGCGACCTGGGGCCCGACGGGCGCCTCCTCCGTGGGTATCACCAGCACGCCTACGACGGCAAGGATTACATCGCCCTGAACGAGGACCTGCGCTCCTGGACCGCCGCGGACATGGCGGCTCACAACACCCAGCGCAAGTGGGAGGCGGCCCGCGAGGCAGAGCAGTGGAGAGCCTACCTGGAGGGCGGGTGCCTGGAGTGGCTCCGCAGATATCTGGAGAACGGGAAGGAGACGCTGCAGCGCGCGG ATCCCCCAAAGACATACGTGACCCACCACCCCGTCTCTGACCATGAGGCCACCTTGAGGTGCTGGGCCCTGGGCTTCTACCCTGCGGAGATCACACTGACCTGGCAGCGGGATGGGGAGGAGCAAACTCAGGACACCGAGCTTGTGGAGACCAGACCAGGAGGAGATGGAACCTTCCAGAAGTGGGGAGCTGTGGTGGTGCCTTCTGGAGAAGAGCAGAGATACACGTGCCATGTGCAGCACGAGGGGCTGCGGGAGCCCCTCACCCTGAGATGGG AGCCATCTTCCCAGTCCACCATCCCCATCGTGGGCATTGTTGCTGGCCTGGCTGTCCTAGCAGTTGTGGTCACCGGAGCTGTGGTCGCTGCTGtgatgtggaggaggaagagctcAG GTGGAAAAGGAGGGAGCTACTCTCAGGCTGCGT CCAGCGACAGTGCCCAGGGCTCTGATGTGTCTCTCATGGCTTGA